A portion of the Oscillospiraceae bacterium genome contains these proteins:
- a CDS encoding helix-turn-helix domain-containing protein: protein MSTFRVNKNVNYTVMSNHHLQDKRLSLKAKGLLSYMLSLPDDWDYSLKGLTVGCKDGLDSVRTAVLELEEHGYVRRQKVRNAKGQIIDYDYQVYESPVEDAPAVPGKEGGPSNPSATKSPKSLMKPCSSPFLDFPNLAEPNLEKATQQNTNKQNTKRQSTNLSGPTGESADFDQMEAQVREEFRERLEIDTLAQRYDPDKLEELLDNIVEMYCCPRQTQYVGKQPQTTKAIRLRLDKLTSQHVEYIFDVMFNTTQPIKNIMAYLRTTILNAPTTMEHYYQAQGNWLTAQNRKK from the coding sequence ATGTCAACATTCCGCGTCAATAAAAACGTCAACTACACCGTTATGAGCAACCACCACCTGCAGGATAAGAGGCTGTCCCTGAAGGCCAAGGGACTGCTGTCCTATATGCTCTCCCTGCCGGACGATTGGGATTATAGCCTGAAGGGACTGACCGTTGGTTGCAAGGATGGTCTGGACAGTGTACGCACCGCTGTTCTGGAACTGGAAGAACACGGCTACGTCCGCCGTCAGAAAGTCCGCAATGCCAAAGGGCAGATCATCGACTACGATTATCAGGTCTATGAATCGCCTGTTGAGGACGCTCCTGCCGTTCCCGGCAAGGAAGGCGGGCCATCGAACCCGTCCGCAACCAAAAGCCCGAAAAGCCTCATGAAACCTTGTTCTTCACCATTTTTGGATTTTCCAAATTTGGCTGAGCCCAATTTGGAAAAGGCAACGCAACAAAATACTAATAAACAAAATACTAAAAGACAAAGCACTAATCTATCAGGGCCGACAGGCGAATCCGCAGATTTTGACCAGATGGAAGCACAGGTACGGGAGGAGTTTCGGGAACGTTTGGAGATCGACACTCTTGCCCAGCGGTACGACCCCGACAAGCTGGAGGAACTGCTGGACAACATTGTGGAGATGTACTGCTGTCCTCGGCAGACCCAGTATGTCGGCAAGCAGCCGCAGACCACTAAAGCCATCCGGCTGCGGCTGGACAAGCTGACCAGCCAACACGTTGAGTACATCTTCGATGTGATGTTCAACACCACCCAGCCCATCAAGAACATCATGGCCTATCTGCGCACCACCATCCTGAACGCCCCCACCACGATGGAGCACTACTATCAGGCGCAGGGCAACTGGCTGACCGCACAGAATCGGAAGAAGTAA
- a CDS encoding NAD(P)/FAD-dependent oxidoreductase: MIDLVIVGGGPAGLAAAYSAWQHGLRDILILERDNELGGILNQCIHNGFGLHRFGEQLTGPEYAGRYIEMLRSTGVRVELGTMVLEVTPDKKIHCVSKEKGYQILEAKSVILCMGCRERTRGAIGIPGTRPAGIYTAGAAQRYVNMEGYLVGKRVLILGSGDIGLIMARRMTLEGAKVLACVEVMPYSGGLTRNIVQCLQDFDIPLYLSHTIVDIQGDTRVEKAIVAKVDENRRPIPGTEMEFDVDTILLSVGLIPENELTRQAGIPMDPHTKGAVVYENMETGIPGVFACGNVVHVHDLVDFVSGESDRAGAAAAAYVLHGETPDAAVLDLVPGNGVGYTVPQRVRPADVDKGVEISFRVRQNYGPSQITITCGEKQLARFKRQRMAPGEMEHITLPGVLLAKADGPLTVAVEEVVAK, from the coding sequence ATGATTGATCTGGTCATCGTCGGCGGCGGCCCTGCAGGCCTTGCCGCAGCCTACAGCGCATGGCAGCACGGCCTGCGCGATATTCTGATTTTGGAGCGTGACAACGAGCTGGGCGGCATCCTGAACCAGTGCATCCACAACGGCTTCGGGCTGCACCGTTTCGGCGAGCAGCTCACCGGCCCGGAGTACGCCGGGCGCTACATTGAAATGCTGCGCTCCACCGGCGTCCGGGTGGAGCTGGGCACCATGGTGCTGGAGGTCACGCCGGATAAAAAGATCCACTGTGTCAGCAAGGAGAAGGGCTACCAGATCCTCGAAGCAAAGAGCGTCATCCTCTGCATGGGCTGCCGGGAGCGCACCCGCGGGGCCATCGGCATCCCGGGCACCCGCCCGGCCGGCATCTACACCGCCGGTGCCGCCCAGCGCTATGTCAACATGGAGGGCTATCTGGTAGGCAAACGGGTGCTCATTCTGGGCAGCGGCGACATCGGCCTGATCATGGCCCGGCGGATGACGCTGGAAGGGGCCAAGGTGCTGGCCTGCGTGGAGGTCATGCCCTATTCCGGCGGCCTGACCCGCAACATTGTGCAGTGCCTGCAGGATTTTGACATCCCGCTGTACCTGTCCCACACCATCGTGGACATTCAGGGCGATACCCGGGTGGAAAAGGCCATTGTGGCCAAGGTGGACGAGAACCGCCGCCCCATTCCGGGCACCGAGATGGAATTTGACGTGGACACCATCCTGCTCAGTGTGGGCCTGATCCCGGAAAACGAGCTGACCCGGCAGGCCGGCATCCCGATGGACCCCCACACCAAGGGAGCCGTGGTCTACGAGAATATGGAGACCGGCATTCCCGGCGTGTTTGCCTGCGGCAACGTGGTGCATGTGCACGATCTGGTGGACTTTGTTTCCGGCGAGAGCGACCGGGCCGGAGCCGCAGCCGCCGCCTATGTGCTCCACGGTGAGACCCCGGACGCGGCCGTGTTGGACCTTGTCCCGGGCAATGGCGTGGGCTATACCGTCCCCCAGCGGGTGCGCCCGGCGGACGTGGACAAGGGTGTGGAGATCTCGTTCCGGGTGCGGCAGAATTACGGCCCCAGCCAGATCACCATCACCTGCGGGGAGAAGCAGCTGGCCCGGTTCAAGCGCCAGCGGATGGCACCCGGCGAGATGGAGCACATCACCCTGCCCGGGGTCCTGCTGGCAAAGGCCGACGGCCCGCTGACCGTTGCAGTAGAGGAGGTCGTAGC
- a CDS encoding DUF188 domain-containing protein gives MNILIDADGCPVVDLTLQIAKQFDIPVVILCDTSHQIEREGAQTLVFDKGADSVDFALVNRVKPGDLVVTQDYGLASMCLARCARVLNQNGLEYTADNMDALMLRRYENKKLLRAGKHPKGSPKRTKAQDEAFASTLTSLLESV, from the coding sequence ATGAATATTCTGATTGATGCCGATGGTTGTCCCGTGGTTGATCTGACTTTGCAGATTGCAAAGCAGTTCGACATCCCGGTCGTCATCCTGTGCGACACCTCGCACCAGATCGAGCGTGAGGGTGCGCAGACGCTGGTATTTGACAAGGGTGCTGACAGTGTGGACTTTGCGCTGGTCAACCGGGTCAAACCGGGGGATCTTGTCGTGACACAGGACTATGGGCTGGCAAGTATGTGCCTTGCCCGGTGTGCCAGAGTGCTGAACCAGAACGGCTTGGAGTACACTGCTGACAACATGGATGCCCTCATGCTGCGGCGGTACGAAAACAAAAAGCTCCTTCGTGCCGGGAAGCACCCCAAGGGGAGCCCAAAGCGGACAAAGGCGCAGGATGAAGCCTTTGCCTCCACCCTGACAAGCCTATTGGAAAGCGTCTGA
- a CDS encoding ATP-binding protein: MLLQFSVTNHRSIKETSIISLKASTDKSLADCLISPDEKKQLVPVLALYGANAAGKSNVLHALLLMREMVCGRYAKLLKGEPLPQEPFAFTNQSTQPTSFEAIYFYGGIKYAYGFSFDKSKVLTEYLYHWPNGREALIFSREGSSYQFRENVQEQLTLSGRTAENRLYLSSSNEWNCPQTEKAYLWFFEKLTGFMGTELRLDATLSAIRQGGSEKSRILHEMLYADLGIKDIRITGSKEEPIISALHTLDAEDGTSKGFWLPLGQESVGTQRFFSRIGMWFAALESGSVLVVDEIESSMHPLLTRHLIEMVQDAAINTNHAQLIFTTHDTGLLDLTLLRRDQIWFAEKNEKTMQTDIYALTEFSPRKGENISKGYLQGRYGAIPFIGSSG; the protein is encoded by the coding sequence ATGCTGCTTCAATTTTCAGTCACCAACCACCGTTCCATCAAGGAAACATCCATTATCAGCCTGAAAGCATCCACGGACAAAAGTCTGGCTGACTGCCTGATTTCACCGGACGAGAAGAAACAGCTTGTGCCTGTGCTGGCGCTGTATGGCGCAAATGCGGCCGGAAAGAGCAATGTTCTCCATGCTCTTTTGCTCATGCGGGAAATGGTCTGCGGCCGATATGCCAAGCTGCTGAAGGGTGAACCGCTTCCGCAGGAACCGTTTGCTTTTACCAATCAGTCTACACAGCCGACCAGCTTTGAAGCCATCTATTTTTATGGCGGCATCAAGTATGCCTATGGGTTCTCGTTTGACAAGTCCAAAGTCCTGACCGAATATCTCTATCACTGGCCAAATGGCCGGGAAGCGTTGATTTTTTCCAGAGAGGGAAGCAGCTACCAATTTCGTGAAAACGTCCAAGAACAGCTTACACTTTCTGGACGAACCGCCGAAAATCGTCTGTACCTATCCAGTTCCAACGAGTGGAACTGCCCCCAGACCGAAAAAGCGTATCTGTGGTTCTTTGAAAAGCTGACAGGCTTTATGGGAACCGAATTGCGGCTGGATGCTACATTGTCTGCCATTCGGCAGGGCGGCTCTGAAAAGAGCCGTATCCTGCATGAAATGCTGTATGCAGACCTCGGTATCAAGGACATCCGCATTACAGGCTCCAAGGAAGAGCCTATCATTTCCGCACTGCACACCCTCGATGCCGAAGATGGCACTTCTAAGGGTTTCTGGCTCCCGTTGGGGCAGGAATCCGTTGGGACACAGCGTTTCTTCTCTCGCATCGGTATGTGGTTTGCCGCTTTGGAATCCGGGTCTGTTTTGGTAGTAGACGAGATCGAATCCAGTATGCACCCGCTGCTGACAAGGCATCTGATCGAGATGGTGCAGGATGCCGCTATCAATACAAACCATGCACAACTCATCTTCACCACGCATGATACCGGACTTCTCGACCTGACATTGCTGCGGCGCGATCAGATTTGGTTTGCAGAGAAGAACGAAAAGACCATGCAGACCGATATTTACGCCCTGACCGAGTTTTCTCCCCGGAAAGGTGAGAACATCTCCAAGGGCTATTTACAAGGCCGCTACGGTGCGATTCCATTCATTGGCTCCTCAGGCTAA
- a CDS encoding alpha/beta hydrolase-fold protein — MTAKQVQIGDRPCRIYGTDCAEYLLLQMTDEHELQNMDSEVEAIAQGSAHSFLFAAVLVKSWNDELSPWEAPAVWGKESFGGNAADTLRFLTEQAIPTLKKQFALPENVRIILSGYSLAGLFALWASTQTALFSGVAAASPSVWFPGWMEFEQQHPIQAQCIYLSLGDREEHTKNTVMATVGDNIRTLHSRLAERGADCILEWNSGGHFKDADLRTAKAFGWVMEDMR; from the coding sequence GTGACCGCAAAGCAAGTTCAAATCGGAGATAGACCCTGCCGCATTTACGGCACAGACTGTGCCGAATATCTTCTGCTTCAGATGACGGACGAGCATGAATTACAGAACATGGACAGCGAAGTTGAAGCCATTGCACAGGGTTCGGCGCATTCGTTTCTTTTCGCCGCTGTCTTGGTAAAAAGTTGGAACGATGAACTTTCCCCGTGGGAAGCTCCTGCGGTGTGGGGTAAAGAAAGTTTCGGCGGCAATGCAGCGGACACGCTGCGCTTTCTGACAGAACAGGCGATTCCCACCCTGAAAAAGCAGTTTGCACTGCCGGAAAATGTCCGGATCATTCTGAGCGGCTACTCACTGGCCGGACTGTTTGCTCTGTGGGCATCCACGCAGACAGCTCTGTTTTCCGGTGTTGCGGCCGCTTCGCCTTCTGTGTGGTTTCCGGGATGGATGGAGTTTGAGCAACAGCACCCCATTCAGGCACAGTGCATTTACCTGAGCCTTGGCGACCGGGAAGAGCACACGAAAAACACCGTCATGGCTACAGTAGGTGATAATATCCGCACCCTGCACAGCCGACTTGCAGAGCGTGGCGCAGACTGCATCCTTGAATGGAACAGCGGCGGGCATTTCAAAGATGCCGACCTGCGCACGGCAAAGGCGTTTGGATGGGTGATGGAGGATATGCGATGA
- a CDS encoding AAA family ATPase — protein MTTFDTAFHDTKRVVSSWTNISKFQAITIVRDVKGQISLYLEPTSGQTLTKADVDTLTIDLRSILATSLDPLFSGQIYIKTEAEEWLKDLFVLICSLRIADAANATPLHWFTIDRGIAKKAWINQGQHENPVWDYNDTQLPEAPAPGVVTFYSYKGGMGRTTALVATALELIRQGKNVLMIDTDLEAPGLSTFFFAEDDPIGAIEKGTVDYLLEKHIDSSVSPDMTKYIVSLTSPNYCPEGAGNLYLVCSGKLDDAFLPKLARIDSQELIEGRLKKNLDQLLIDCRSVLERNGGVDYILIDSRAGFHDMAGVVTAQIPHGVVLFGKDSFQSWYGIRQAVHTISESQADKPAIMLVDSGCGKDEIVSAEEKESFLSHSYTIFTDCYYSSGEEQPSLYAENEAHSPIYVPYSSLLAGDIPLYDTNRAEILQAKLAEPPYKAIAQRLIGWFGNRPGEEGGVSDHGQERTS, from the coding sequence ATGACCACTTTTGATACCGCTTTTCACGATACAAAACGAGTTGTTTCTTCTTGGACAAATATTTCAAAATTTCAAGCCATTACTATTGTAAGAGATGTTAAAGGGCAAATCTCTCTTTATTTGGAGCCTACTTCTGGACAAACCTTAACCAAAGCAGATGTTGACACTTTAACAATCGACCTCCGTAGTATATTAGCAACTTCATTAGATCCTCTCTTCAGTGGACAAATCTATATCAAGACTGAAGCTGAAGAATGGCTAAAAGATTTATTTGTCTTGATTTGTTCGCTGCGCATTGCTGATGCCGCTAATGCAACACCGTTGCATTGGTTTACTATCGATCGTGGAATTGCAAAAAAGGCTTGGATCAACCAAGGCCAACATGAAAATCCTGTATGGGACTATAATGATACTCAACTTCCTGAAGCACCAGCACCTGGTGTTGTCACATTCTATTCTTATAAAGGTGGCATGGGACGGACAACTGCGTTGGTTGCAACAGCATTGGAGTTAATTCGCCAAGGTAAAAATGTACTAATGATTGATACTGATCTTGAGGCACCTGGGTTATCTACATTCTTTTTCGCAGAAGATGATCCAATCGGAGCAATCGAAAAGGGTACGGTGGACTATTTGTTGGAGAAACACATTGATTCATCTGTGTCTCCAGATATGACTAAGTACATCGTTTCATTGACAAGCCCCAACTACTGTCCTGAGGGAGCGGGTAATTTATATCTTGTATGCAGTGGGAAACTGGACGACGCTTTTTTACCAAAACTAGCGCGAATCGACAGTCAAGAACTTATTGAAGGCCGCTTGAAAAAAAATCTGGATCAATTATTGATAGACTGCCGTTCTGTCTTGGAAAGAAATGGTGGAGTAGACTATATTCTGATTGATTCTCGTGCGGGTTTTCATGATATGGCGGGTGTTGTCACGGCTCAAATTCCACATGGTGTGGTTCTTTTTGGAAAAGATAGTTTTCAATCGTGGTATGGCATTCGTCAAGCCGTTCATACAATTTCCGAAAGTCAGGCTGACAAACCAGCTATAATGCTTGTCGATAGTGGTTGTGGTAAGGATGAAATTGTATCAGCTGAAGAAAAAGAGAGTTTTTTGAGTCATTCTTATACAATTTTTACAGATTGTTATTACTCCAGCGGTGAAGAGCAACCTTCACTTTATGCAGAAAACGAAGCCCATTCGCCAATTTATGTTCCTTATTCATCCTTACTCGCTGGCGATATTCCTTTATACGATACGAATAGGGCAGAAATTCTTCAAGCAAAACTTGCAGAACCGCCCTATAAAGCAATCGCACAGAGATTAATAGGATGGTTTGGCAATCGTCCGGGTGAAGAGGGAGGTGTTTCAGACCATGGACAAGAGAGAACTTCTTAA
- a CDS encoding TnpV protein — MKNTNAVRTEIHYAQIGEYQLPLLILSQTDDAEPLGKYSRMRLAYLKNQRPVLYNQMLLNGTLWPHLQDVQKTACEWLERTMTTLLDKYPAPDKERAQLLWVAHMNGLKAQAEEVVVREIVYAE, encoded by the coding sequence ATGAAAAACACGAACGCTGTCCGCACCGAGATCCATTACGCACAGATCGGGGAGTATCAGCTGCCCCTGCTCATCCTGTCGCAGACCGATGATGCCGAACCGCTGGGCAAGTATAGTCGGATGCGGCTGGCCTATCTCAAAAATCAGCGCCCCGTGCTGTACAACCAAATGCTGCTGAACGGTACGCTCTGGCCACATTTGCAGGATGTCCAGAAAACGGCCTGCGAGTGGCTGGAACGCACGATGACCACTCTGTTAGACAAGTACCCCGCGCCGGACAAAGAGCGCGCACAGCTTCTCTGGGTGGCGCACATGAATGGGCTGAAAGCGCAGGCGGAAGAAGTGGTGGTGAGAGAGATCGTGTATGCAGAATGA
- a CDS encoding NAD(P)/FAD-dependent oxidoreductase: MLDVAIIGCGVVGAAAAYELSHYPLHTAIFEAENDVADCTTKANSAILHAGYDPEPGTRMARLNVEGVALAKEICARLDVPYRQCGSLVLALSPAELPHLQKLYENGLANGVPGIRLLSAEETRAMEPGLSPEVAGALYAPSAAIVSPWEYALAMAEVAVRNGVELHLSSPVTGIQKTASGWALTTPSGVVEARYVVNAAGIRADAVHDMAAPHRFTIQPTRGEYYLLDKSEGTRVQHVIFQCPNENGKGVLVAPTVHGNLIVGPNAEPVAGDDTACTAAGLAFVSAAARRSVPDIRFGESIRNFAGVRANVDTGDFVIGEAEGAPGFIDLAGMKSPGLSSAPAVAKEVVRILEGHGDLPAAKTDYRDGRTRVRFKELPPEEKAKLIARDPAYGRVICRCETITEGEILDALHTEIPATTIDGVKRRCNAGMGRCQGGFCGPRVLELISRTRGIDPLDVLQDKAGSNVLLCETKQEGTNHD; the protein is encoded by the coding sequence ATGCTGGATGTAGCAATCATCGGCTGCGGTGTCGTTGGCGCGGCTGCCGCCTATGAGCTCTCGCATTATCCGCTGCACACTGCAATTTTTGAGGCCGAGAACGATGTGGCCGACTGCACCACCAAGGCCAACAGTGCCATTCTGCACGCTGGGTACGACCCCGAGCCGGGCACCCGGATGGCACGGCTCAATGTGGAGGGCGTTGCACTGGCCAAAGAGATCTGCGCCCGGCTGGATGTGCCGTACCGGCAGTGCGGCAGTCTGGTGCTGGCCCTCAGCCCGGCGGAGCTGCCGCATCTGCAGAAGCTGTACGAAAACGGCCTTGCCAACGGGGTGCCGGGCATCCGGCTGCTGTCGGCAGAGGAAACACGGGCCATGGAGCCCGGTCTTTCGCCGGAGGTGGCCGGAGCGCTGTATGCACCCAGCGCGGCCATCGTCAGCCCATGGGAATATGCGCTGGCCATGGCGGAGGTGGCGGTGCGCAACGGGGTGGAACTCCACCTCAGCAGCCCGGTCACCGGCATTCAGAAAACCGCGTCCGGATGGGCGCTGACCACGCCGTCCGGCGTGGTGGAGGCCCGCTACGTTGTCAACGCCGCCGGCATCCGGGCCGATGCCGTGCACGACATGGCCGCTCCGCACCGGTTCACCATCCAGCCCACCCGCGGCGAATATTACCTTCTGGACAAATCGGAAGGCACGCGGGTGCAGCATGTCATCTTCCAGTGCCCCAACGAAAACGGCAAGGGCGTGCTGGTGGCACCTACCGTTCACGGCAACCTGATCGTTGGACCCAATGCCGAGCCGGTGGCGGGCGATGACACCGCCTGCACCGCCGCCGGGCTGGCCTTTGTCAGCGCGGCCGCACGCCGCAGCGTGCCGGACATCCGCTTCGGCGAGTCCATCCGCAACTTTGCAGGCGTCCGCGCCAATGTGGACACCGGGGATTTCGTCATCGGCGAGGCGGAAGGTGCACCCGGCTTCATCGACCTGGCCGGTATGAAATCGCCGGGCCTGTCCAGCGCACCGGCCGTTGCCAAAGAGGTGGTCCGCATTCTGGAAGGCCACGGGGATCTGCCTGCGGCCAAAACGGATTACCGGGACGGCCGCACCCGGGTGCGGTTCAAGGAGCTGCCGCCGGAAGAAAAGGCAAAGCTCATTGCCCGGGACCCCGCCTACGGCCGGGTGATCTGCCGCTGCGAGACCATCACCGAGGGCGAGATCCTGGACGCCCTGCACACCGAGATCCCGGCCACCACCATCGACGGCGTCAAGCGCCGCTGCAACGCCGGGATGGGCCGCTGTCAGGGCGGCTTCTGCGGGCCCCGGGTGCTGGAGCTCATCAGCCGGACGCGGGGCATCGACCCGCTGGACGTCCTGCAGGACAAGGCAGGCAGCAACGTCTTACTGTGCGAAACCAAGCAGGAGGGAACCAACCATGATTGA